A stretch of DNA from Candidatus Poribacteria bacterium:
ATGATTTCGGTGCCGATGCCTGCATGGTCGGTCCCCGGCATCCAGAGCGTATTGTAACCCTGCATCCGCCTCCAGCGAATCAGCGCGTCTTGCAATGTATTGTTGAGCGCGTGCCCAATATGTAAACTCCCCGTGATATTCGGGGGCGGAATCACAACCGAGTATGGGGGTTTATCAGATGTGTCAGCGGCATGGAAATAATCCTTGTCTCGCCAGTATTTATACCACTTTTCTTCGATGTCGTGTGGCGAATATGTTTTCGGAATATCGGTCATAGATTTTTATCCTCAGCTTGTTTATGTTTGGTAAAATTCGGCTTCAGTTAGATCAAATGCTTTCCTGATTCCTTCAAGGGCTTTGATGCTTAATTGTTGATTTAGATTTCTGAATCTAAGGTCACTTTTTTTGTGTGATTACTATACAAAAGCTTCCTCCACTCCGCCGGGGGAGCGGGTTGAAAAAGATGATCCATCAAATTGTTTTCAATCGCAAAAGTGATTTGCTCGGAAATCGCATCAACAATCATCGCTTCCGCGTCCGCCTTTGTATCACCATCAGTGACCAAATCCAATTGCAAACAGTGGGCAGTATAACAGTCTGTCTGTTTTTCAATAAGCACATCAAGGTGAAATAATTTTCGCTTAAATTTTGGATTTTCAACTTCCATTGGTTTCTCCAGCATCGTAGGGGGTTACGTGTCTATTGTAAATTCCACTAAATACAACGCATAATGCCTCACACTTCCCGCTTTGTCATTTCTAGCAAAGCCATCGTCACAAGCAGCAACGGCAAAATCACAAGCGCAGAACCCCACAGGGAGATCTGAACGCCGATGAGACAGGGGAAAAACATGATAGCCCCTACCATTGAGCCCTTGAGTGCGCGATAGCCGTTTTTCTCAGTCGGATTTAGGTAGAGGGGCAGACGGGTAATACTTGTCGCGAGCAGCGCAAAGACCACCCATAAGGTATAGTGCCAACTGATCCCTTCAAGCCAGTGTGGTAGCACGGCGACGATAAAAGACAATATAGTCGATACGGCAGCGCAGAAGAGGGCTGGCTTGATTCCCAATTGTAAGGGAGTGGTGGTGATGCCGAGTTTTTCATCCCGTTCGAGATCTTTGAAGGTCGTTGTGATGTGTGTTCCACAATCGTAGAGCGTCGTAGCGGCAAACGCATACCAAACCAAGCGTGGTACTCCCCCGCTTACAGCGAGTGCACCAAACACATTGAGCAAGCCAATGCCGAGAGGCAAGCTAATGCTTCCCAATATTCCACGTTCCTTGAAGAAGGCGTTGTATAAGTGGGAAATCATCACAAGGGCAACCACCAAAAGCCCTGCTTTGATGTGAAGCGTGAATCCCAAGATGACGCAGATGATGTAGGTGCTGCTCGCAGCGATGAGTACCTGCCGAGGCGTGAGTCGATCGGACGGGAGCGGGCGGTCCGGATTCACAACGGCATCCTGCTCACGGTGGAAGTAGTCGTTCTTCATCATACCTGCGAAATAACCGAGGAGTGCAATCAGCAACGTCAGTCCAACCCGCCAATTCCACTCACCTTCTGAAGCGATCAGTGCACCGGGCAGCGTCGCAGCAATCGGAATGGCAAAGAGAGGGTAGCGGATTAATTCAAGATAGGCTTTTAACGTATTCATGGCGATTTATTTTCAAGTAAGAAGAGTTGTTTGGACGTAACGGTGATTGATTGTAGCAATGGATCATCAGATAGCGGTACTCGGGCAAGTTCTTTGGGTTCAATCTTATTAAGTCCGCCACCATAAGTTCGTCCTTCATAAAGTAGATATTCATCCTTAGCCTGCTTCAGCAGATCGAACAACTGAGCGAGGAGATCCACATTGTTTTTACAAGCCTGTTGTACCTCTTGAGTCGGATAAAGCATCAGATAGACATTTGGACTGGTCGCCTGCGAATAATTTCGGAAGAACCGCAGTCCAGAATCCCCTGACTTAGTACGAGACATATAACTGCATAAAATAGGAGCCGCCAGTCGATTTTCTTGTTTGAACCATGGCCGTCGATGGCGGGTTATGTACCGGTCAGCAAACCCTTGTGATTTACCCCAATCGAGGTAAGCCTTTAGCGATGGATAAGCCCCGATTTCGCTTTCTTCCAAATCACAATCTAATAACACCAAAGATGGTTGAACGAGTGGGAAACCGTCATCGGCAGCGAATATTTTTTCATCATTTAGATATCTGGGACTTGGCAAGATTGGTCGTAAAAATTGTTCGGGCAGACCTTTATCACTGGCAACATCACGGCGCAAAATAAAAAACTGATTTGCACCGGTTGCTAGTCCTCGACGGACTTCAAAAAGGTCCCCAATCGTTGTTGTTTTGTTAAGCTGATGGACATCGCGCACAGTATATTGCATTGATTTGCTCGGAAGCGAGGTCCACTTGCTTACCTGTGCTAGCTGCCGTTGACGAATATGTGCACAGATACGCGGAGCCTTCAGGGTGCCGCCTAGCGAAAAAGTTACCTCACCTTCTTGTTCGGGCTTACGATTTTGAAAAATTAACACGGTTGAGGAAACAAGAGCATCGTCAAATTGCAGTGCTTCTGCATCAAAACGATGCATATGCCGTAAGGAAACCTGTTCAATTAAATAGCGTTTGACAACTTCTCCATACTTAACATCCATAAACTCAGAAGGGATAAGCCAGACGCCAAATCCATCTTGAGCTAACCACCGATGGGCTATCAAAAGAAAATAGCAGTACAGACCCGCTAGGCCGTTCAGGTTGAGTCCGACTGCGGCTTTGATTTTCTCTTGAAGATTCTGTTTTGTCTCCCGATCGAGGTGATGATGTCGAACATAAGGGGGATTGACAAGATGCAAATTGAACACAGGGGAGGTTGGAAAAGGCAATTGTGCAAAATCTGCTTTAATTACGTCCAGTCCCCGTGTTGCCCATAAATTTTTCGCGATTGAAGCAATTTGTGAGTCAAGTTCGATTCCAATGGCGTTTTCAATCTGTATTTTCGGGAAAGCGCGAAGCATTGCCGAGAAAAAAGCCCCCGTGCCCACAGCCGGATCTAGGAAACGAATCTTATCTGTTTCGGCAAAATATGTATCTCTGACAAATTCAACAATCTCGCGTGCAAGAGAGAAAGGAGTAGCGTATTGTCCCATTTTGTTGCGTTCAGAGGCACTTTTTAGACTATCTAGCTTTGTCTGTATGTCCTGCCGATCAGATTCGATCTGTTGAAGTGTTTTCATTTTTAGATTCCAAGTAACTCCATGTCTTCAATTCGGTGTTCCCAAATCCAGTCTATTCCCTCAGCTGCTTCGTAGCCTAGATAGCCAGCGTCAAAATATCCACAGAGAAACAGAATAAATTGGATATCTTCTCCATAACGCGCACGTAACTGATTGACTTTGGTTGCCTCTTCTTTTCGTCGCTTGTTCGTATTGGTAAAATCGCCAGCAGACTTGGCTTCAATCAAGATTGGCAAATCACCTGAATAATGCCCATGTGGCTGAACGACAACATCAACAGGAACATTGACGGTTCTATCTCTACCAGCTAGCACATTCAAACGAAAAGCAAACGTGCCGGGCAGTAGATCTCTGAAGGAGAGCCCGAGCTTGTGGAGCTGCTCGGTATAGTTACGTTTCTTCAAATACGCCGCAATCAAGGCGAGCTGTCTTTGTTCTTGGGCGTTACGGATAATTGGGTCGGAAACAGTTCCACACAACCGATCCGCTACAATAGTAGATGCCCGATTTTGTTCCAAATCTGTAGGAGCAGTTTTCCTCTCTAGCCAAGGGAAGATGTCGTAATCGAGCAGCTTAGCCAAAATTTCGGCTATGGATAACAACCTTTCAATTAGTTTTTCTTCACTCATGCGAGGTGGAATCTTCCCCTGTTCCATTGAGAGAACCAAGTGTTTACTCACATAAGCCAATCCTACTAACCGATCTTTTGCTATCGGTGGAGCAGTGCACATCCGCAAGATTGGAAGTATCGACGGATTTGCCTTTAAGGTCTCCGCATTCAGAAGGATGAGATTCTTCGTCAATCGAATTGTCTCTTGCACACGTTCGATTGTTTCTGTCCGTACCTCCCGATACGTTTTTGGTGCAGAACGCATGAACCAATCATTGTAGAGGTCTATTGACGCTGCGGCATCATTTTTCCATAGATGCGGTTTATCGGCGTTGACGAGCATACCTTTACTCATTGATAACAGTGATCAGATTTCGGTCATGATTTGATTCTATCCTTGAAAATGAACCAATTCCTCCAGCACGCTTTTAGGTATTACCCGGTTTCGTGTATTTACCCGCCGACTAGAACGCTTTTCACACCACGTTGCTGCCTGGCATTTTCAAACCCTTCAATCACTCCCTCAATCGGAAACCGATCCGTCAACAACGGCTTGAGGTTAATCTCGTCGTCGATAAGCAGTTGGCGGGATTCGCTCAAACTCCAGCGCGAGAATGCCCACGACGCCATCAGCTTGTGTCCCATGTAATGAAAATGCTCAAGGTTAATCCGCAGCTCCTGCCCGCCCGGTGCCAGCCCGAAGAAATTCACACAACCCCCACGCCTCACAATCTTAAAGGCGAGATCTATCGCACGCTGATTGTTGACCGTCGCAGAGATAACGGTATCCACACCGCCGCCGGTCTTCTCAATGAGTGTCTCCGCTTGCTCCGCCGTAATATCAAAGGTGGCATCTGCGCCAACTTCATCTACTGCACTTCGCCGATGTGCGAGTGGCTCAAGGACAGACGTCTGCAATCCCGCCTTTCTCGTCAGTTGCGCAAACATTAATCCAATAGGCCCCGCACCGAGGATAGCGACGTTTTTACCAAAAATTGTTTCGCGCATTGCATTGATACAACAGCCCAACGGTTCCAAAAAGATCAGTTCTTCCGGCGAAATCGTATCCGGTACAGAGATGAGTTTGCCTGTATCAATCCCGTGCTTCGGCATCCGGAGGTATTCAGCATATCCGCCGTCAATGTCGTGTCCGACTCCCTCAATGTTTGAGCAGTATTTGTCGAGGTCTGCCCGGCAGTACTCGCAGCTTCCGCAAGAGAGCATCGGGTTCACCGTCACCTTCTCTCCGACTTTCACATCGGGGTGTCGGCTTTCAACGACGACCCCGGCAAGTTCGTGTCCCATCACGACAGGCGGTGAGTAGTCGGTGATGTCCCCGTTGAGCGCTGCCAAGTCTGATGTGCAGATGCCGCATAGCTCGACTTTAATCAGGACATCGCCTGAATCGAGGGTCGGGATCGGCTTATCCTGTACGCTTAATTTCCCAGTTTCTTCAAAGACGGCAGCTTTCATGATGCGCCTCCGTTGTTTCGCACGGAACGAAGTTGTTCAAGTAGTTGACCACCAACTCTCACAACAGAGGCAGCAATATCGTCAGGAACTTCCGTGCCATGGACCGCGTAGTTGCAAACAGATGTAATTTCTTTCAACGCTCCAACCCAAGTAGGGGGTAAAATTTTTCGAGAAACAAGCTCTCGGGCGATTCCTGTAACCCCTAACGGACGAGAACTAATATCTGTCTGGTGATTGTAAGCGATGTGTCTGAGTTCCCGTTCAAGCTCCATCCGCAATTTTGCTAATGCCAATGAATTGTCTGAGCCAACTAGCTGACCTAGACTTAAATCCCACGGTTCTGCAACCTTCTCCCCATCAACAGGGGACGAGTTAGGTATTGTATGTCCTTCAGAAAGACTCTGGCTCACGAGAGCCTCATTAAAAGAGACATGAAAAAAAGAAGGTGATGCACTATTCTCTACGGATTGTTGAAATGCTGTCAGCGCAGCAACTGTGGTCATCCCTGCAATGAGCACCAATACCTGATTTACTTCGGGTATCATTCTGTCTTGTGCGACTAAGAAAAGCAAACCAGCTGTAAGCAAGGAAAGTAAACCACCAACTGCTAGACTATATGCTGCTCTATTCTTCCGCATTTTCTCCTCCTCTACCTTTTTCTCTAAAAATTCTTAAAAGTGCTTTCACGTAGTCCGGGACGAACCCAAAGAGTCCTGCCCCTGATATGAACAATCCTAGATAAGTCAAGCCACCAATAAGCATTCCTATACCGACGACAAACGCGCTAACAGAAAATACCATCTTATACCACACTTGTCTTTTTTCCGAGGAACGTTGATGTTTCTGATTTTTTGCCCCCTCATTCTGTCGTATGATTTCCCCACGTACCTGAGTCCAGAGAACAATATCTTGAGGATTATCTGCTTCGATAAGACGCTTCTCAATTGATGAAAGGACGGAAACCTCATCCGACTCGCGCTGAGTTAGAGTCGTAGGCTCATTCGGTGCAGTTGTGCTATTTCTTTGTTCTTGCGACATCTTCGATCTCAAGGGTGGTTTATGTATTCTATGGGCGATTCAACGGGTCAGAAACTCATCAAACTGCTTGAGCAGCACATCCGGGCTTTCATCAACCAGGATCAGTGAACGATGAGGTTTCCTGATAAATCCCTCTGAAACCGCGTAATCGAGGAAATCGGCTAACTTACTGTAATACTCGCATACATTCAGAAGACCGCACGGTTTACGGTGTAGACCGAGTTGGGTCCACGTCACCATCTCAAAGATTTCATCAATCGTGCCGAGTCCGCCGGGCAGCGCGATAAAGGCATCCGAAAGTTCAGCCATCAATCCTTTTCGATCGTGCATTGCGTCAACGACTCGCAGGTCGGAAAGCGCGTCGTGGGCGATTGCCTTTTCGATGAATATCTTGGGTACGACACCAATCACTTCGCCGCCACCTTCAAGAGCGGCGTTGGCAAGCTCACCCATCGTACCAACATCTGTACCGCCGTAGACAAGCCCGAGGTTTCTGCTTGCTAGGGCGTGGCCTAGCTGCCTTGCGGCTTTGGCATACGCCGGTTTACTTCCCATGCTTGATCCACAGAATACACACACCCGCTTCATTCTAACACACTTTCTTGGTTAGGTCGGTTTGATTTAGTTCATAGATTTTATCAGAAACCTCGGTCGCATTGCAAGGCAATTGTCAATTCCGATAGATTGCTGCACCGAGCTCAAATCTTTTTGGTATTGACATCCGCCTATACCCTCTTTATAATGAGCAGACTATATTCTTTATTTCGGTTTAATGGGAGAAGAACAGTGAATCAGAAGATTCGATTAGCCATTGTTGGCTGTGGGGGTATGGGGCATCGTCATCTGTACGGGCTTGCAGAGCTGCACCGTGTGGGATGGGAACGATTTGAGCTTGTTGGGGCGTGCGATCCGGTACGCGATAACGCTGAATCCCTCGCCGATCAAGCGGCAACACATTTTGGGGTACGACCAACTGTCGTTGCGGATCTGGATGGACTTGCAGCACTGAATGTTGAAGCGGTTGACGTGACGACAACGCCGCGATACCACCACACAGTTGCTGTTGAGACGTTGAAGCGGGGTTGGCACACGATGGTCGAGAAACCGATGGGACTGACCGTCCGTGCGTGTAACCTCATAGCGCGTGCAGCTGAAGGGTCTGACGCGATTTTAAGCGTAGCGGAAAACTATCGGCGAGACCCTATTAACCGCTTGGCGAAGGCGCTGATAGATGCCGGCATCATTGGTACTCCACGCTTTCTCATCCATCACGCTATCGGCGGTGGCGACCGGATGTTGATTTCTGTATGGCGTCACCAAAAAGACCAAAGTGGTATACTGCTTGATGTTGGTGTTCACCACTCCGATATGATGGAGTACCTGCTCGGCGATGTTGAAACGGTATACGCAAAGACGAGACTCCATGAACCCATCCGCAAGAATCCCGCAGCAGGCGGTGGTGAGGCTGGATCGAATCCCGGCGGCGTCTATGGTCGCTGGCAGGTAAAGATGCCCGCTGAATTTGAAGCGACCGCCGAGGATGCTGCTTACGCAACGTTGACTTTCAAAAACGGTGCGGTGGGGCAGTACATCGAAGACCATGCCGGTCGCGGTCAGGGTGTGTGGTCTCGACAGGTTTACGGTTCGCGTGGTTCGATGAGCTTGCCGGGGGATCGCAGCGGAGGAAATATTGTACTAAACATTGATGGCGAGGCCCCTATCGATGATGAAGGGATACTAGAGTATGTCCCCGATTTTCGGCTTGATGCCGTGACATCGGATTTGTGGGGCGAAAATCGACTGTGGCGTTACGAATTCCCGTTTCCTGAAATAGATCGAAAAATTATCGCTATCGAATATGGGGATTTTGCACAAGCGATAGCAGGAGAGCATCCAGTCGAAGTGGACGCCGCACAGGGGACACGATCTGTGGCTGTCTCTTACGGGATGCTGGAGTCCGGTGAAATTGGGCGTATTGTCACTATTGATGACATGCTTGTTGAGCGAGTTGATGACTATCAGAACGAAATTAACGAAAGCCTAGGAATATAGTATTAGAAATTGCAATAGGGGTGGAATATGGCAACTCGATCGGCGGAAGACTACAAGGCGAGCTTAAACGATGGGCGCACCCTATTTTTTAAAGGAGAGCGCGTGGACGATGTCACCCGTCATCCAGATTTAGGCGTTGGGGTGGAGCACGCCTCGCTCGATTTTGCGCTCGCTGAGGATGCGGCGCATCAAGATCTGATGACCGCCAAAGTCCCTGAAACGGGCGAAATGATCAGCCGGTATTTTGTAAGCCCTACCAACACGGATGATCTGCTAAAACGGCGCGAGATGATCGAAACCAGCACTCGGCTCGGCGGTGGGGTAGTGTTGCTGATCAAAGAGATTGGATCAGACGCGCTCTTTGCACTCTCCTTGGTCGCCAAACGAATTGATGAGGGTTACGGCACGGACTACCTCAAGCGGGTGGAGGCGTATCACCAACACTGTCAGCAGGGCGATCTTAGTATGGCGGTTGCACAGACCGATGTGAAAGGCGATCGAAGCCTTGCCCCCTCTGAACAGACGCATCCGGATTACTACGTCCGTGTGGTTGAAGAGCGGGAGGATGGGATCGTTGTCCGGGGTGCGAAAGCACATACCACCTGCGCTCCCTACGTGGACGAAATCATTGTGCTGCCAACACGGAATCTGACAGAGCAGGATAAAGATTACGCCGTTGCCTTTGCTGTTCCCGCCAATGCTCCCGGCTTGAAAATGATTGTCAGCCCCTTTGGTGCCTCGTCATCCAGCGATTTTCATAATCCTGTCAGCTCCCATCACCGAATGATTGAAAGCCTTACAATCTTCGACGACGTTTTCGTTCCAAAAGAACGGGTCTTCATGAATGGGGAATGGGATTTTGCGGGCGGGTTAGCTACCACCTTCGTCCAGTTCCACCGATTTACTGCTGTCTCCTATAAGCCTCCGCTGTGTGACCTCCTGACCGGTGCTGCTGCACTAATCGCCGAGCACAACGGCATCAGTCGTGCAAGCCATGTTCGCGAGAAGTTGATGCACCTCATTAACTACGCCGAAACGGTTCGCGCCCTGAGCAAAGCCGCCGCTGTCGATTGCGTCCAGATCGATGGGGTGGCGATTCCCAATTCGATTATCACCAATGTTGCCAAATTTTACTTTGCCAGCAACTATCACCAAATGGTTAGTTACGTGCAGGATATCGCCGGTGGGCTTGTGGTCACTGGACCTTCAGAGGAGGATCTCACAAACCCTGAAACCCGAGATTATATCGAAAAATACTTGGGCGGAGCCGCAAGGGTTCCAACGTTAGATCGACTCAAGTTGGTGAACCTGGTTCGGGACCTGACTGCCTCTGATTTTGGCGGTTATAACGAACTGCTTGCTATCCACGCTGAAGGTTCCCTTGAGGCGCAGAAGATTACCATTTATCGGGAGTATGACTTGGAACGGTGTAAATCCTTGGCTAAACAAGCAGCGGGGATAGAGGATAACGCATAGCGGAGCAGAGAATTCCGTTTCGAGCGTTTACAGCTATGCCTGTCTGGAGAAAGAGAGAAACCGAACCATGGGAGCGGGGAAAAATCCGTCTGTGTTTGACCTCACCGGTCAGCGTGCAATCGTAACCGGCGCATCGCGAGGACTAGGTCGTCATTTCGCGCTTATGCTGGCGCGGGCCGGAGCGGAGGTGGTTCTGGCTGCCCGTGGAATTGACCGGTTGGAGACCGCTGTCAAGGCAATCGAAGGGTTCGGTGGTTGTGCTGTTGTGGTGCAGGTTGACGTGGCTGACAAAGAGAGCGTCAGGGAATGCATCGAAACAGCGGAGAATACGCTCGGTCCCATTAATATCCTCGTCAATAATGCCGGTATTGCTGTGACCAAGCCGATGCTTGAACACACCGAGGAGGACTGGGACTCGGTGCTTGACACCAATCTCAAAGGTGTTTGGCTGATGGCGCAGGAGGTCGCACGACGTATGGTTCACCGCGGACAGGGTGGGAGCATCATCAATGTCGCCTCGGTACTCGGAGAACGTGGGATTGCACAATTGCCGGGATACTGCGCTTCCAAGGGCGGGATTATCAACCTGACGCGAGCGATGGCGATCGAGTTGGCACCACATGAGATACGGGTCAACACCATTGCGCCCGGTTATATTGAAACCGATATGAACCGTGAATTCTTCGCCACGCAGGCCGGTCAACACCTGATTAAACGCATTCCTCAACGCCGATTGGGGCAAGTTGAAGACCTTGACGGGATGTTGCTACTGCTGGCTTCCGACGCATCTCAATATATGACCGGCAGCGTTATTACCATTGATGGTGGTCAATCTGCTTCATTGTAGTTGTTTATAGTAAAATGGGCAGGCAGTAGGGGGCACGCCTTCCAAATCGCGACAGTCGGGAATCGGATCCCTCCTACTTGGGTTTGGGTGATGTCCTGCGCAGTTTTGCAATGAAAATTACAAGAAGGGCAGCCGCATTGCCGGCAAGAAGCGCACTCAAAATACCTGTCAACAGAACAAACCCGCCGATGCGTATCGCTCCCTCCCCAAATGGGCACGACCAGTACCCCTTACCAAAGGCAAAGGCAGGAATTAGTGTGCCTAGCAGGAATCCAACCACAGCAGCGACAATTGTGATAGTTTGGTATTTTTTTATCGGTAAATGAACTTCTTGCATTTTAGCCCTCGTGCCTTCTTTCCGATCTATACTTTTTTATGGTGATGGTCTTGTGCGGGTTAGTGTTAGGACATCGACAAAGTCAGGACTAGCAACCTGTAAAACCTTGAGGGCTTCATTAATCGTTGTTCCCGTTGTGAAAATATCATCAATCAGTAGAATCTTCCGACCCTGAATAGAATCCGGCGACCGAACTTCAAAAGCCCCGGCGATGTTTTTCATCCGCTCTTCGTGCGATCCCAGACTACTCAATGGAACTGTGTCCCTAATACGAAAGAGAATATCA
This window harbors:
- a CDS encoding N-6 DNA methylase; this encodes MKTLQQIESDRQDIQTKLDSLKSASERNKMGQYATPFSLAREIVEFVRDTYFAETDKIRFLDPAVGTGAFFSAMLRAFPKIQIENAIGIELDSQIASIAKNLWATRGLDVIKADFAQLPFPTSPVFNLHLVNPPYVRHHHLDRETKQNLQEKIKAAVGLNLNGLAGLYCYFLLIAHRWLAQDGFGVWLIPSEFMDVKYGEVVKRYLIEQVSLRHMHRFDAEALQFDDALVSSTVLIFQNRKPEQEGEVTFSLGGTLKAPRICAHIRQRQLAQVSKWTSLPSKSMQYTVRDVHQLNKTTTIGDLFEVRRGLATGANQFFILRRDVASDKGLPEQFLRPILPSPRYLNDEKIFAADDGFPLVQPSLVLLDCDLEESEIGAYPSLKAYLDWGKSQGFADRYITRHRRPWFKQENRLAAPILCSYMSRTKSGDSGLRFFRNYSQATSPNVYLMLYPTQEVQQACKNNVDLLAQLFDLLKQAKDEYLLYEGRTYGGGLNKIEPKELARVPLSDDPLLQSITVTSKQLFLLENKSP
- a CDS encoding Gfo/Idh/MocA family oxidoreductase, whose translation is MNQKIRLAIVGCGGMGHRHLYGLAELHRVGWERFELVGACDPVRDNAESLADQAATHFGVRPTVVADLDGLAALNVEAVDVTTTPRYHHTVAVETLKRGWHTMVEKPMGLTVRACNLIARAAEGSDAILSVAENYRRDPINRLAKALIDAGIIGTPRFLIHHAIGGGDRMLISVWRHQKDQSGILLDVGVHHSDMMEYLLGDVETVYAKTRLHEPIRKNPAAGGGEAGSNPGGVYGRWQVKMPAEFEATAEDAAYATLTFKNGAVGQYIEDHAGRGQGVWSRQVYGSRGSMSLPGDRSGGNIVLNIDGEAPIDDEGILEYVPDFRLDAVTSDLWGENRLWRYEFPFPEIDRKIIAIEYGDFAQAIAGEHPVEVDAAQGTRSVAVSYGMLESGEIGRIVTIDDMLVERVDDYQNEINESLGI
- a CDS encoding TIGR00730 family Rossman fold protein, whose amino-acid sequence is MKRVCVFCGSSMGSKPAYAKAARQLGHALASRNLGLVYGGTDVGTMGELANAALEGGGEVIGVVPKIFIEKAIAHDALSDLRVVDAMHDRKGLMAELSDAFIALPGGLGTIDEIFEMVTWTQLGLHRKPCGLLNVCEYYSKLADFLDYAVSEGFIRKPHRSLILVDESPDVLLKQFDEFLTR
- a CDS encoding alcohol dehydrogenase catalytic domain-containing protein, whose translation is MKAAVFEETGKLSVQDKPIPTLDSGDVLIKVELCGICTSDLAALNGDITDYSPPVVMGHELAGVVVESRHPDVKVGEKVTVNPMLSCGSCEYCRADLDKYCSNIEGVGHDIDGGYAEYLRMPKHGIDTGKLISVPDTISPEELIFLEPLGCCINAMRETIFGKNVAILGAGPIGLMFAQLTRKAGLQTSVLEPLAHRRSAVDEVGADATFDITAEQAETLIEKTGGGVDTVISATVNNQRAIDLAFKIVRRGGCVNFFGLAPGGQELRINLEHFHYMGHKLMASWAFSRWSLSESRQLLIDDEINLKPLLTDRFPIEGVIEGFENARQQRGVKSVLVGG
- a CDS encoding XamI family restriction endonuclease, with product MLVNADKPHLWKNDAAASIDLYNDWFMRSAPKTYREVRTETIERVQETIRLTKNLILLNAETLKANPSILPILRMCTAPPIAKDRLVGLAYVSKHLVLSMEQGKIPPRMSEEKLIERLLSIAEILAKLLDYDIFPWLERKTAPTDLEQNRASTIVADRLCGTVSDPIIRNAQEQRQLALIAAYLKKRNYTEQLHKLGLSFRDLLPGTFAFRLNVLAGRDRTVNVPVDVVVQPHGHYSGDLPILIEAKSAGDFTNTNKRRKEEATKVNQLRARYGEDIQFILFLCGYFDAGYLGYEAAEGIDWIWEHRIEDMELLGI
- a CDS encoding UbiA family prenyltransferase, coding for MNTLKAYLELIRYPLFAIPIAATLPGALIASEGEWNWRVGLTLLIALLGYFAGMMKNDYFHREQDAVVNPDRPLPSDRLTPRQVLIAASSTYIICVILGFTLHIKAGLLVVALVMISHLYNAFFKERGILGSISLPLGIGLLNVFGALAVSGGVPRLVWYAFAATTLYDCGTHITTTFKDLERDEKLGITTTPLQLGIKPALFCAAVSTILSFIVAVLPHWLEGISWHYTLWVVFALLATSITRLPLYLNPTEKNGYRALKGSMVGAIMFFPCLIGVQISLWGSALVILPLLLVTMALLEMTKREV
- a CDS encoding glucose 1-dehydrogenase — its product is MGAGKNPSVFDLTGQRAIVTGASRGLGRHFALMLARAGAEVVLAARGIDRLETAVKAIEGFGGCAVVVQVDVADKESVRECIETAENTLGPINILVNNAGIAVTKPMLEHTEEDWDSVLDTNLKGVWLMAQEVARRMVHRGQGGSIINVASVLGERGIAQLPGYCASKGGIINLTRAMAIELAPHEIRVNTIAPGYIETDMNREFFATQAGQHLIKRIPQRRLGQVEDLDGMLLLLASDASQYMTGSVITIDGGQSASL